One genomic window of Roseobacter ponti includes the following:
- a CDS encoding multicopper oxidase family protein yields the protein MAYTTRRSFMAQSTALTAALLMPGRGRAQGDLPVLRAMPATAQLAPQGYPGTEVWAYGISGPGTVPGPEIRVTAGEAVRFRLQNDLPQATAVHWHGIRIDNAMDGAAPLTQAAVVPGDHFDYDFVAPDPGTYWYHSHNRSFEQVARGLSGPLIVEDATPWAGEVGSAARDLTLVLDDWLLDSDAAIVNDRWDDLHAAAHAGRLGNTVTVNGAAWPEFSLRPSERIRLRLINTATARVMSLALPELGARLIAVDGHPVAPRSAETLVLAPAQRADVVIDAPTATEQRGALLFDPGNGQWVDIAGFLTKGDAATATTADLRALPAWPGWQAPDLTQPQDEVLVMEGGAMRGLEKATYQGRTMDFRELVSHGMAWTFNGVAHGMAEPMFSARQGRTVRMKIENRTRFAHAVHLHGHHFQVLTDPHRDIRDTVLIAPDQSAEIAFVADNPGRWMIHCHMLGHQVSGMMGWFSVA from the coding sequence ATGGCATATACGACACGCAGGTCCTTCATGGCGCAATCAACAGCCCTGACCGCGGCATTGCTCATGCCGGGCCGCGGTCGGGCACAAGGCGATCTGCCCGTGTTACGCGCAATGCCAGCGACAGCGCAGCTCGCACCGCAGGGCTATCCGGGTACAGAGGTCTGGGCTTACGGGATCTCCGGACCGGGCACCGTGCCGGGTCCGGAGATCCGGGTTACTGCCGGCGAAGCAGTACGCTTCAGGCTGCAGAACGATCTGCCACAGGCAACGGCAGTGCACTGGCACGGCATCCGAATTGACAACGCCATGGATGGTGCCGCGCCCCTGACCCAGGCCGCCGTCGTGCCGGGGGATCATTTTGACTATGACTTTGTCGCGCCGGATCCCGGAACATACTGGTATCATTCACACAACCGAAGCTTTGAGCAGGTCGCGCGAGGGCTTTCCGGCCCGCTGATCGTCGAAGATGCCACCCCCTGGGCAGGCGAGGTCGGAAGTGCCGCACGCGACCTGACCCTTGTGCTGGATGACTGGCTGCTCGACAGCGATGCCGCGATCGTCAACGACAGGTGGGATGATCTGCACGCAGCGGCCCACGCGGGCCGCCTGGGCAACACTGTAACCGTCAATGGCGCGGCATGGCCGGAATTCAGTCTGCGCCCGTCCGAGCGTATCCGCCTGCGTCTGATCAACACGGCCACCGCGCGCGTCATGTCGCTCGCCCTGCCCGAGCTTGGCGCGCGGTTGATTGCCGTAGACGGGCATCCGGTCGCTCCCCGATCCGCCGAAACGCTTGTGCTGGCGCCCGCGCAACGGGCGGATGTGGTGATTGACGCCCCCACAGCGACAGAGCAGCGCGGCGCACTCCTTTTTGATCCGGGCAATGGTCAGTGGGTGGATATCGCAGGGTTTCTTACCAAAGGCGATGCGGCCACGGCCACCACGGCTGATCTGCGGGCACTGCCGGCCTGGCCCGGATGGCAGGCCCCGGATCTCACGCAGCCGCAGGACGAAGTTCTCGTCATGGAGGGCGGTGCAATGCGTGGTCTCGAAAAGGCCACCTATCAGGGCCGGACAATGGATTTCCGCGAGCTTGTTTCGCACGGTATGGCCTGGACTTTCAACGGGGTCGCGCATGGCATGGCTGAGCCGATGTTCAGCGCGCGGCAGGGCAGGACGGTCCGGATGAAAATCGAAAACCGCACCCGCTTTGCCCATGCCGTGCATCTGCACGGACATCATTTTCAGGTCCTGACTGATCCGCATCGCGATATCCGGGACACTGTTCTCATTGCTCCGGATCAGTCCGCTGAAATCGCCTTTGTGGCCGACAATCCGGGTAGATGGATGATCCACTGTCACATGCTGGGGCACCAGGTGTCCGGCATGATGGGATGGTTTTCGGTCGCCTGA
- a CDS encoding acyltransferase family protein, which produces MTVSDHQQTGANGATGAGSSGPAHAIYRNTRHFSSLNGLRFLCIFAVLWHHAPVWAQMADAPQLLRRGFLGVDFFFVLSGFLITTLLLREEDQNGRFSLRGFYWRRFLRIVPVYFLVVTLIAVFFIGVKGRTGYLELLPFYYLFLSNFLASDIPMLAPTWSLSVEEQYYLVWPLLLLLTPRRFILPVLAGLIVLNVVAVTGGLRVIGIRPIKIDPLVIRMFTATYAPILIGSGLAVILHNKAGFDALARVFGSRFAAPVAFLLLPVLIHFLPADLTGWPNLVLHFYMAACLTSIVIREDHLLRPFFVFRPVARVGEISYGIYLYHLIALHITVSYLSAGIRLDGWLIFVTYSLVAILISELSFRYYETPFLNLRHKKSRSQSVP; this is translated from the coding sequence GTGACCGTCTCAGATCATCAGCAAACCGGTGCAAATGGTGCGACCGGCGCGGGCAGCTCCGGGCCCGCGCATGCGATCTACAGAAATACCCGGCATTTCAGCAGTCTGAACGGGCTGAGGTTTCTGTGCATCTTTGCGGTCTTGTGGCACCATGCACCGGTCTGGGCCCAGATGGCCGATGCCCCGCAACTCCTTCGGCGCGGGTTTCTCGGTGTCGACTTTTTCTTTGTTCTCAGCGGCTTTCTCATCACGACCCTGCTTCTGAGGGAGGAAGACCAGAACGGCCGGTTTTCTCTTCGCGGGTTCTACTGGCGGCGGTTTCTGCGCATCGTGCCGGTCTACTTCCTCGTCGTCACGCTGATCGCTGTTTTCTTTATCGGCGTGAAGGGCAGGACCGGCTATCTCGAACTTTTGCCGTTTTACTATCTGTTTTTGTCTAACTTTCTGGCCAGTGATATTCCGATGCTGGCGCCGACCTGGTCATTATCGGTTGAAGAGCAGTATTATCTTGTCTGGCCGCTCCTTCTGCTTCTGACGCCGCGGCGCTTTATTCTGCCCGTTCTGGCCGGGCTGATCGTTCTGAATGTAGTTGCAGTGACCGGCGGGCTGCGCGTGATCGGCATCCGCCCGATAAAAATTGACCCGCTGGTGATCCGGATGTTCACCGCGACTTATGCCCCGATCCTGATCGGATCAGGGCTTGCGGTGATCCTGCACAATAAAGCGGGCTTTGATGCCCTTGCACGGGTATTCGGCAGCCGGTTTGCGGCTCCGGTGGCGTTTTTGCTGCTGCCTGTTCTGATCCACTTTCTGCCGGCTGATCTGACCGGCTGGCCCAATCTGGTACTGCACTTTTACATGGCAGCCTGCCTGACAAGCATCGTCATTCGCGAGGATCATCTGTTGCGGCCGTTCTTTGTTTTCCGGCCGGTCGCACGGGTGGGAGAGATCAGCTACGGTATCTATCTTTACCATCTGATCGCGCTGCACATTACGGTGTCGTATCTCAGTGCCGGAATACGTCTGGACGGGTGGCTGATCTTTGTCACCTACAGCCTGGTTGCCATTCTGATTTCAGAGCTCAGTTTCCGGTACTATGAGACCCCGTTTCTCAACCTGCGCCACAAGAAAAGTCGGTCACAATCTGTGCCGTGA
- a CDS encoding N-6 DNA methylase, translated as MDGTDRDFIAQTSRARSRKPGQFLTPGPIAGLMAECIALHNPASVCDPAVGTCILLRPVLPWRRAGWTLSCIKARFRRRTPARWMP; from the coding sequence ATGGACGGCACGGACCGGGATTTTATAGCGCAGACAAGCCGCGCGCGGAGCAGGAAGCCGGGCCAGTTTCTGACGCCGGGGCCGATTGCCGGTCTGATGGCGGAGTGCATTGCGCTCCACAACCCGGCCAGCGTGTGTGATCCGGCGGTAGGGACGTGCATCCTGCTCAGGCCTGTCTTGCCGTGGCGGCGGGCAGGGTGGACGCTGAGCTGCATCAAAGCTCGTTTCAGGCGACGGACCCCGGCCCGCTGGATGCCGTAA
- a CDS encoding selenium-binding protein SBP56-related protein, producing MNLRPDPTFHATPKLAMAAPVETLAFTLMLSPDGSQPDGLAVVDVDPGSDTYGEIVHQLLMPNKGDEFHHFGWNACSSALSPLTGHAFLERRYLIIPGIRSSRIYVIDVKEPLKAKIHKIIEPEEVFEKTGYSRPHTIHCGPEGIYVSTLGGGGKDGTDGPPGIFIMDCETFDILGRYEMDRGIQDKHYDFWWNLPRDYMISSEWGLPPQFENGIVAEDLLSNKYGHKIHFWDLRARKNVQTIDLGENHQMALEIRPAHDPAKQYGFCGVVVDTTNLQGAIFTWWRNDDGTFEAKKTITIDPQPASADDLPDLLKGFEAVPPLVTDIDLSMDDRFLYVACWGTGEMHQYDVSDPMNPTLAGKVEIGGIVRKTKHPNGNAFGYGPQMVEISRDGKRVYWTNSLYSTWDDQFYPGERGAAMVMANVGENGGLELDEKFWVGFPDGYRSHQIRLEGGDCSTDSFCYPNS from the coding sequence ATGAACCTGAGACCCGATCCTACATTTCACGCGACACCGAAACTGGCGATGGCCGCCCCGGTCGAAACGCTGGCTTTCACTCTGATGCTCAGTCCGGACGGATCGCAACCCGACGGCCTTGCTGTCGTGGATGTGGACCCGGGCTCGGACACCTATGGCGAGATCGTGCACCAGCTGCTGATGCCCAATAAGGGCGACGAGTTTCACCACTTTGGCTGGAACGCCTGTTCCTCGGCCCTGAGCCCGCTGACCGGACACGCCTTTCTGGAGCGCCGTTATCTGATCATCCCCGGCATCCGCTCCAGTCGCATCTATGTGATCGACGTCAAAGAACCGCTGAAAGCGAAAATTCATAAAATCATCGAACCCGAAGAGGTCTTTGAGAAAACAGGTTACTCGCGCCCGCATACCATCCACTGCGGCCCCGAAGGTATCTATGTCTCGACCCTGGGTGGCGGTGGCAAAGACGGCACTGACGGCCCTCCGGGCATCTTCATCATGGATTGCGAGACCTTTGACATCCTAGGGCGCTACGAGATGGACCGCGGCATTCAGGATAAACACTACGATTTCTGGTGGAACCTGCCGCGTGACTACATGATCAGCTCCGAATGGGGTCTGCCGCCACAGTTCGAGAATGGTATCGTCGCCGAAGATCTGCTGAGCAACAAATACGGCCACAAGATACACTTCTGGGATCTGCGGGCGCGCAAGAACGTGCAGACCATCGATCTGGGCGAAAACCATCAGATGGCCCTCGAGATCCGGCCCGCGCATGACCCGGCCAAACAATACGGATTCTGCGGAGTGGTGGTGGATACGACCAACCTGCAGGGCGCGATCTTTACCTGGTGGCGCAATGACGACGGCACCTTCGAGGCGAAAAAGACAATCACAATCGATCCGCAACCTGCCTCCGCCGACGATCTGCCCGACCTGCTGAAAGGGTTTGAAGCCGTGCCACCGCTTGTGACGGACATCGATCTGAGCATGGATGACCGGTTTCTATACGTCGCCTGCTGGGGCACCGGCGAGATGCATCAGTATGATGTCTCGGACCCGATGAACCCGACCCTGGCCGGCAAGGTTGAGATCGGCGGCATCGTCAGGAAGACGAAACACCCCAACGGCAACGCGTTCGGTTATGGCCCGCAGATGGTGGAGATCAGCCGCGATGGCAAACGCGTCTACTGGACCAACTCGCTTTATTCCACCTGGGACGATCAGTTCTATCCGGGTGAACGCGGTGCCGCGATGGTCATGGCGAATGTGGGTGAGAACGGCGGGCTGGAGCTGGACGAGAAGTTCTGGGTCGGCTTCCCCGACGGCTATCGCAGCCATCAGATCCGGCTGGAAGGCGGCGACTGTTCCACAGACAGCTTCTGCTATCCCAACAGCTGA